A genomic window from Streptomyces sp. HUAS YS2 includes:
- a CDS encoding LCP family protein — MRMATTLSVLVLAAGGIGHALMTGLDTGIDRVDPFKDMKNRPQAGHGMNVLVVGTDGREKITKAEKAKYRLGGAPCHCTDTVMLVHLSEDRERASVVSLPRDSYAEMPEHVDGTTGKHHDAHPVKLNAAYAEGGPALTVRTVENMTGVKIDHYLEVDFTSFMRTVDAVGGVEICTAKPMKDSYTGLDMPAGRHRLSGGQALQYVRSRHVDGAADLGRMQRQQRFLAALIKKITSNGVLLNPVRFREVATSVLGAVRADQGFGTDQMLALAKAMRGFGPASSEFVSVPVGDVSFPVKGIGSTVKWDAKKARKLFRALREDKPLAPHRGGSGPRRIVVDVPPQQIRVQVYNGTRTDGLGRKVDAALRGTGFDTTSAPLNGTGPQLRRTLVTYDPRWDRSARSLAAALPGCELKAVKGQGRTLRVTAGADYRGVTPVRPEETHQGEFDAVTGDQVVCG, encoded by the coding sequence ATGCGGATGGCGACGACGCTGTCGGTGCTGGTCCTGGCCGCCGGCGGGATCGGGCACGCCCTGATGACCGGCCTGGACACGGGCATCGACCGGGTCGACCCGTTCAAGGACATGAAGAACCGGCCCCAGGCCGGGCACGGGATGAACGTGCTGGTCGTCGGCACCGACGGCCGGGAGAAGATCACCAAGGCGGAGAAGGCGAAGTACCGGCTCGGCGGCGCGCCCTGCCACTGCACCGACACGGTCATGCTGGTGCACCTCTCCGAGGACCGGGAGCGGGCCAGTGTGGTGAGCCTGCCGCGCGACTCGTACGCCGAGATGCCCGAGCACGTCGACGGGACCACCGGCAAGCACCACGACGCGCACCCGGTGAAGCTGAACGCCGCGTACGCGGAGGGCGGGCCCGCGCTGACGGTACGGACCGTCGAGAACATGACCGGCGTCAAGATCGACCACTATCTGGAGGTCGACTTCACCAGCTTCATGAGGACGGTGGACGCGGTCGGCGGCGTGGAGATCTGCACCGCGAAGCCGATGAAGGACTCGTACACCGGCCTCGACATGCCTGCGGGCCGGCACCGGCTGAGCGGCGGGCAGGCGCTTCAGTACGTCCGCTCGCGGCACGTCGACGGGGCCGCGGACCTGGGCAGGATGCAGCGCCAGCAGCGCTTCCTGGCGGCCCTGATCAAAAAGATCACCAGCAATGGGGTGCTGCTGAACCCGGTGCGGTTCCGCGAGGTGGCCACCAGCGTGCTCGGCGCGGTCCGGGCCGACCAGGGTTTCGGCACGGACCAGATGCTGGCGCTCGCGAAGGCGATGCGCGGTTTCGGCCCGGCGTCGTCGGAGTTCGTGTCGGTGCCGGTGGGGGACGTGAGCTTCCCGGTGAAGGGGATCGGCTCGACGGTGAAGTGGGACGCGAAGAAGGCCCGCAAGCTGTTCCGGGCGCTGCGCGAGGACAAGCCGCTCGCCCCGCACCGCGGAGGTTCGGGGCCGCGGCGGATCGTCGTGGACGTCCCGCCGCAGCAGATCCGGGTCCAGGTCTACAACGGGACCCGGACCGACGGCCTCGGCCGCAAGGTGGACGCGGCGCTGCGCGGCACCGGCTTCGACACCACCAGCGCCCCGCTGAACGGCACGGGCCCGCAGTTGCGGCGCACCCTCGTGACGTACGACCCGCGCTGGGACCGCTCGGCGCGGTCGCTGGCGGCGGCGCTGCCGGGGTGCGAGCTGAAGGCGGTCAAGGGACAGGGCCGGACGCTGCGGGTGACCGCGGGGGCGGACTACCGGGGCGTGACGCCGGTCCGGCCCGAGGAGACCCACCAGGGCGAGTTCGACGCGGTCACGGGGGACCAGGTCGTGTGCGGGTGA
- a CDS encoding glycosyltransferase family 2 protein: MNATPPVSVIMPVLNEERHLRNSVRHILEQEYDGEMEVVIALGPSTDRTDEIAAELVAEDPRVHTVPNPTGRTPAALNAAIKASRHPIVVRVDGHGMLSPNYIATAVRLLEETGAQNVGGIMHAEGENDWEHAVAAAMTSKIGVGNAAFHTGGTAGPAETVYLGVFRREALEQQDGYNVEFIRAQDWELNFRIREAGGLIWFSPELRVQYRPRPSVRALAKQYKDYGRWRHVVARYHQGSINLRYLAPPTAVCAIAAGLVVGAAVSPLGFVIPAGYLAAITVGSLPAGKGLPLKARLQIPVAMATMHMSWGYGFLTSPRALAKKVIASRRPAVRATTDA, from the coding sequence ATGAACGCCACGCCTCCCGTCTCCGTGATCATGCCGGTCCTCAATGAGGAGCGGCACCTGCGCAACTCGGTCCGCCACATCCTCGAGCAGGAGTACGACGGCGAGATGGAGGTGGTGATCGCGCTCGGGCCGTCCACGGACCGCACCGACGAGATCGCCGCCGAACTCGTCGCCGAGGACCCCCGCGTCCACACCGTGCCCAATCCCACGGGCCGTACGCCCGCCGCGCTCAACGCGGCGATCAAGGCGTCCCGCCACCCGATCGTGGTACGCGTCGACGGGCACGGCATGCTGTCGCCGAACTACATCGCCACCGCCGTCCGGCTCCTGGAGGAGACCGGCGCGCAGAACGTCGGCGGGATCATGCACGCCGAGGGCGAGAACGACTGGGAGCACGCGGTCGCCGCCGCGATGACCTCGAAGATCGGCGTCGGCAACGCGGCCTTCCACACCGGCGGCACCGCCGGCCCGGCCGAGACCGTGTACCTGGGTGTCTTCCGCCGCGAGGCGCTGGAGCAGCAGGACGGCTACAACGTGGAGTTCATCCGCGCCCAGGACTGGGAGCTGAACTTCCGGATCCGCGAGGCGGGCGGCCTGATCTGGTTCTCGCCCGAGCTGCGGGTCCAGTACCGGCCGCGGCCCAGCGTGCGGGCGCTGGCCAAGCAGTACAAGGACTACGGGCGTTGGCGGCACGTGGTGGCCCGCTACCACCAGGGTTCGATCAACCTCCGCTACCTCGCCCCGCCGACGGCGGTCTGCGCGATCGCCGCGGGCCTCGTGGTCGGCGCGGCGGTCAGCCCGCTCGGCTTCGTGATCCCGGCCGGCTACCTCGCCGCGATCACGGTCGGCTCGCTGCCGGCGGGCAAGGGCCTGCCGCTGAAGGCCCGGCTGCAGATCCCGGTGGCGATGGCGACCATGCACATGTCGTGGGGCTACGGCTTCCTCACCAGCCCCCGCGCGCTGGCGAAGAAGGTCATCGCGAGCCGCCGCCCGGCGGTGCGGGCGACGACCGACGCCTGA
- a CDS encoding LCP family protein, whose product MGLRVRGGGSGDGSDGDVGGGTGHRRGGPRRRAKKSGKRRIFKWVAAVLSLLILGTAGAGYLYYQHLNSNLRGGGRSGGDSGVKKAAPNALGNTPLNILLIGSDDRSDPRNVKLGGGKDLRNQQPLADVQMLVHISADRKSASTVSIPRDTIVKIPKCTDAKGKTYAATTTRPINETLGRGGPGCTLTTWESLTGVYIDHWMMIDFAGVVSMADEVGGVPVCVETGVYDKPTRMVKGGSGLKLKKGTTEVKGEQALQWLRTRHAWGNDQGRAKAQHMYMNGMFEKLQKQNAWTDTGQLLGLAETATKALQVSDEIRSVKSLFDLSMQLKNVKLNRMTTATVPTVESRIDDQKLEMVPSKAEKIWGMLREDVAFDKNGDPKDAAKPSAPATPSGPPAAAPASVGVTVINGTGVDGQQPVKGRARGVAETLQGKGFTKAESSQSAEPRKDSVVKYAKDAGAQGKSDALSVATALGLPATAVKADADVTGVTVVIGADWREGTAYKQQKPEAGDLPEGSDVVRADEKKCMPVYSVYRWDGKS is encoded by the coding sequence ATGGGCCTCCGCGTACGTGGCGGTGGTTCCGGGGACGGATCGGACGGCGACGTCGGCGGCGGTACGGGCCACCGGCGCGGCGGCCCGCGCCGCCGTGCCAAGAAGTCCGGCAAACGCCGGATATTCAAGTGGGTGGCGGCCGTGCTGTCGCTGCTGATACTCGGCACGGCCGGCGCGGGGTACCTGTACTACCAGCACCTCAACAGCAACCTGCGCGGCGGCGGCCGCAGCGGCGGCGACAGCGGCGTGAAGAAGGCCGCGCCGAACGCGCTCGGCAACACCCCGCTGAACATCCTGCTGATCGGCTCCGACGACCGGAGCGACCCGCGCAACGTCAAGCTGGGCGGCGGCAAGGACCTGCGCAACCAGCAGCCGCTCGCGGACGTGCAGATGCTCGTGCACATCTCCGCGGACCGGAAGAGCGCCTCCACCGTCTCCATTCCGCGCGACACGATCGTCAAGATCCCGAAGTGCACGGACGCCAAGGGCAAGACGTACGCCGCGACGACGACCCGGCCGATCAACGAGACGCTGGGGCGCGGTGGTCCGGGCTGCACCCTCACCACCTGGGAGTCGCTCACCGGGGTCTACATCGACCACTGGATGATGATCGACTTCGCCGGTGTGGTCTCCATGGCGGACGAGGTCGGCGGCGTCCCGGTCTGCGTCGAGACCGGCGTGTACGACAAGCCGACCCGGATGGTGAAGGGCGGCTCAGGTCTGAAGCTGAAGAAGGGCACCACCGAGGTCAAGGGCGAGCAGGCCCTCCAGTGGCTGCGCACCCGGCACGCCTGGGGCAACGACCAGGGCCGTGCCAAGGCGCAGCACATGTACATGAACGGCATGTTCGAGAAGCTGCAGAAGCAGAACGCCTGGACCGACACGGGCCAGCTGCTCGGCCTCGCCGAGACGGCCACGAAGGCGCTCCAGGTCTCCGACGAGATCCGCTCGGTGAAGTCGCTCTTCGATCTGTCGATGCAGCTGAAGAACGTGAAGCTGAACCGGATGACGACGGCCACGGTCCCGACGGTCGAGTCCAGGATCGACGACCAGAAGCTGGAAATGGTCCCGAGCAAGGCCGAGAAGATCTGGGGGATGCTCCGCGAGGACGTCGCCTTCGACAAGAACGGCGACCCGAAGGACGCCGCGAAGCCGTCCGCCCCGGCGACGCCGAGCGGCCCGCCCGCCGCGGCACCGGCCTCGGTCGGGGTGACGGTGATCAACGGCACCGGTGTGGACGGCCAGCAGCCGGTCAAGGGCCGGGCCCGCGGAGTCGCGGAGACGCTGCAGGGCAAGGGCTTCACGAAGGCCGAGTCGTCGCAGAGCGCGGAGCCGCGCAAGGACTCGGTGGTCAAGTACGCCAAGGACGCCGGCGCGCAGGGCAAGTCGGACGCCCTGTCGGTCGCGACCGCGCTCGGGCTGCCGGCCACGGCCGTCAAGGCGGACGCCGACGTGACCGGGGTCACCGTGGTGATCGGCGCGGACTGGCGCGAGGGCACCGCGTACAAGCAGCAGAAGCCCGAGGCCGGTGACCTGCCGGAGGGCTCGGACGTCGTCCGGGCCGACGAGAAGAAGTGCATGCCGGTGTACTCGGTCTACCGCTGGGACGGCAAGAGCTGA
- a CDS encoding LCP family protein: MDAHSRGRADEIDPADQWVLNPRTGNYELRLDRSAGQSAPVSRPRGVTPPGPRTPDRTRGGERRPGAADAPPVPGQRRRRVAEGHGGDGPPAGRRKRRPAKSRKKKALMWTGGVTAFVVVAGAVGAYALYEHFNGNIKTIDVPSASGGFKKGQAFNILLIGTDKRTGSGNAGYGDKNSPGHADTTILFHVSADRTNATAMSIPRDLKTDIPDCETRTAEGTKVIPGDQDVRFNTSLGQAGRDPGCTMKTVQELTGLTVDHFMMADFNAVKEMTTAVGGVKVCLKKPVKDKDSHLNLPAGESTVAGEQALAFVRTRHSFGNESDLDRIKVQQQFLSSMIRQMKSDETLTSPTKLYGLAEAATNALTVDTGIGSISKLSDLAKELTPIDPKNITFATLPVVDNPAEKIKATVVPHPEKAEQLFALMKSDTSLTEVKKKEQDAKNAKANAQAALLQGPRAETAKVRVDVYNGSGIQGAAQNTINWLQNEQGVSRSTNKSNAPEKAALTTLTYAPNQADQARKLADLMGLPATALKPGTADAGPMEPMTLILGADFKGAGVPITGPAKVPDIDKVEADKKVCAA; the protein is encoded by the coding sequence GTGGACGCGCACAGCCGTGGACGGGCGGACGAGATCGATCCCGCCGACCAGTGGGTCCTCAACCCGCGGACAGGCAACTACGAACTGCGACTGGACCGTTCCGCTGGGCAGTCGGCACCCGTCTCCCGCCCGCGCGGCGTGACCCCACCGGGCCCCAGAACGCCGGACCGTACGCGTGGCGGTGAGCGGCGTCCCGGCGCCGCCGACGCCCCACCGGTCCCCGGCCAGCGTCGGCGCAGGGTCGCCGAGGGGCACGGCGGCGACGGGCCGCCGGCCGGCCGCCGCAAGCGCAGGCCGGCGAAGTCCCGCAAGAAGAAGGCCCTGATGTGGACCGGCGGCGTGACGGCCTTCGTCGTCGTCGCGGGCGCCGTGGGCGCGTACGCGCTCTACGAGCACTTCAACGGGAACATCAAGACCATCGACGTGCCCTCGGCCAGCGGCGGGTTCAAGAAGGGCCAGGCCTTCAACATCCTGCTGATCGGCACGGACAAGCGGACCGGCTCCGGCAACGCGGGCTACGGCGACAAGAACAGCCCGGGTCACGCCGACACCACGATCCTGTTCCACGTCTCCGCGGACCGGACGAACGCCACGGCGATGTCGATCCCGCGCGACCTGAAGACGGACATCCCGGACTGCGAGACCAGGACGGCGGAGGGCACGAAGGTCATCCCCGGCGATCAGGACGTCCGGTTCAACACCAGCCTCGGCCAGGCGGGACGCGACCCCGGCTGCACGATGAAGACGGTCCAGGAGCTCACCGGGCTGACCGTCGACCACTTCATGATGGCCGACTTCAACGCCGTCAAGGAGATGACGACGGCCGTCGGCGGCGTGAAGGTCTGCCTGAAGAAGCCGGTCAAGGACAAGGACTCGCATCTGAACCTGCCGGCCGGTGAGTCCACCGTCGCGGGCGAGCAGGCGCTGGCCTTCGTACGCACCCGGCACAGCTTCGGCAACGAGAGCGACCTGGACCGCATCAAGGTCCAGCAGCAGTTCCTGAGTTCGATGATCCGTCAGATGAAGTCGGACGAGACGCTGACCAGCCCGACCAAGCTGTACGGGCTCGCCGAGGCGGCCACCAACGCGCTGACCGTCGACACCGGGATAGGGAGCATCTCCAAGCTCTCCGACCTGGCCAAGGAACTCACCCCGATCGACCCGAAGAACATCACCTTCGCGACGCTGCCGGTCGTCGACAACCCGGCCGAGAAGATCAAGGCGACGGTCGTTCCGCACCCCGAGAAGGCGGAGCAGCTGTTCGCGCTGATGAAGTCGGACACCTCGCTCACCGAGGTGAAGAAGAAGGAACAGGACGCCAAGAACGCCAAGGCGAACGCCCAGGCCGCGCTTCTTCAGGGGCCGCGCGCCGAAACCGCCAAGGTGCGGGTGGACGTCTACAACGGCAGCGGCATCCAGGGCGCGGCGCAGAACACCATCAACTGGCTGCAGAACGAGCAGGGTGTGTCGCGTTCCACGAACAAGAGCAACGCCCCGGAGAAGGCGGCGCTGACGACCCTGACGTACGCCCCGAACCAGGCCGACCAGGCCCGCAAGCTCGCGGACCTGATGGGCCTGCCCGCCACGGCACTCAAGCCGGGCACGGCGGACGCGGGGCCGATGGAGCCGATGACGCTGATCCTGGGCGCGGACTTCAAGGGCGCGGGGGTGCCCATCACCGGACCGGCGAAGGTGCCGGACATCGACAAGGTTGAAGCAGACAAGAAGGTGTGCGCCGCGTGA
- a CDS encoding LCP family protein encodes MTDSAGTPAGPEGPAGDGEPGTGADGPEPGTPARKRHWLRWTALGCSVVLLGAAATGWWLYRKLDGNITTDTSAEAELRAYEKERPSPGALGAQNILMIGSDTRSGKGNRKYGRDKGTQRSDTTILLHLSAGRKRATAVSVPRDLMVWIPSCRAADGTRTREQFAQFNWAYEFGGTACTIRTLERLTGIRIDHHMVVDFRGFKKMVDAVDGVEVCLKEPVNDPDAHLKLPAGRQTLRGEQALGFVRARKSLGNGSDTERMDRQQQFLGALVNKVQSNGVLLNPTKLYPVLDAATKAITTDPGLGSLRDLYDLARSMRSVPTDKVQFLTVPRRPYTYDPNRDELVQPAANELFKRLREDAPVVVAPGSEDGERAAADGKPDDTGSRSPEPAPTFSGRNAAEGACS; translated from the coding sequence GTGACGGACAGTGCAGGCACGCCCGCCGGGCCGGAAGGGCCGGCGGGCGACGGGGAGCCGGGCACCGGCGCGGACGGCCCGGAGCCGGGCACCCCCGCGCGGAAGCGGCACTGGCTGCGCTGGACGGCCCTCGGCTGCTCGGTGGTCCTGCTGGGCGCGGCCGCCACCGGCTGGTGGCTGTACCGCAAGCTCGACGGCAACATCACGACGGACACCTCCGCCGAGGCCGAGCTGCGCGCCTACGAGAAGGAGCGCCCCAGCCCCGGGGCGCTCGGCGCGCAGAACATCCTGATGATCGGCTCCGACACCCGCTCGGGGAAGGGCAACCGCAAGTACGGCCGCGACAAGGGCACCCAGCGCTCGGACACCACGATCCTGCTGCATCTGTCGGCGGGCCGGAAGCGCGCGACGGCGGTCTCGGTGCCGCGCGACCTGATGGTCTGGATCCCGAGCTGCCGCGCGGCGGACGGGACGCGCACCCGGGAGCAGTTCGCCCAGTTCAACTGGGCCTACGAGTTCGGCGGGACGGCGTGCACGATCCGCACCCTGGAGCGGCTGACCGGGATCCGGATCGACCACCACATGGTGGTGGACTTCCGCGGCTTCAAGAAGATGGTCGACGCGGTGGACGGGGTGGAGGTCTGCCTGAAGGAGCCGGTGAACGACCCGGACGCACATCTGAAGCTGCCGGCCGGACGGCAGACGCTCCGGGGCGAGCAGGCGCTGGGCTTCGTGCGGGCCCGCAAGTCGCTCGGCAACGGCAGTGACACCGAACGCATGGACCGCCAGCAGCAGTTCCTCGGCGCACTCGTCAACAAGGTGCAGAGCAACGGCGTCCTGTTGAATCCCACGAAGCTGTACCCGGTGCTCGACGCGGCGACGAAGGCGATCACCACCGATCCCGGGCTCGGCTCGCTGCGCGACCTCTACGACCTGGCGCGTTCGATGCGGAGCGTGCCGACGGACAAGGTGCAGTTCCTGACGGTGCCGAGGCGGCCCTACACGTACGACCCGAACCGGGACGAACTGGTTCAACCCGCCGCGAACGAACTGTTCAAGCGGCTTCGCGAGGACGCACCGGTGGTCGTCGCGCCGGGCAGCGAGGACGGGGAGCGGGCCGCGGCCGACGGCAAGCCGGACGACACGGGCAGCCGGAGCCCCGAGCCGGCGCCGACCTTCTCGGGGCGCAACGCCGCCGAGGGGGCGTGCTCGTGA
- a CDS encoding TIGR03089 family protein → MNATDRTPADLLRSALAADPARPLVTFYDDATGERVELSVATFANWVAKTANLLQGELSAEPGDRLALLLPAHWQTAVWLLACSSVGVTAEIGGDPAGADLVVAGPDRLDEGLACSGERIALSLAPLGRRFPAAPAGYADYAVEVPSQGDRFAPFVPVDPDSRALVVDGVELTEAQLVERARADAEALGLGPGARLLSGRPYDSWEGVSAGLYAPLAAGGSVVLCRNLDLLDADGLAKRVESERVTRTAE, encoded by the coding sequence GTGAACGCCACCGACCGCACCCCCGCCGACCTGCTGCGATCCGCGCTCGCCGCGGACCCGGCCCGCCCCTTGGTCACCTTCTACGACGACGCCACCGGTGAGCGCGTCGAATTGTCCGTGGCCACCTTCGCCAATTGGGTGGCGAAGACCGCCAACCTTCTTCAGGGCGAGCTCTCCGCCGAGCCGGGCGACCGGCTGGCGCTGCTGCTGCCGGCCCACTGGCAGACCGCCGTCTGGCTGCTGGCCTGCTCGTCCGTCGGCGTGACCGCCGAGATCGGCGGCGACCCGGCCGGCGCCGACCTGGTGGTCGCCGGTCCGGACCGGCTCGACGAGGGCCTCGCCTGCTCCGGGGAGCGGATCGCGCTGTCGCTCGCCCCGCTCGGCCGCCGCTTCCCGGCCGCGCCGGCCGGGTACGCCGACTACGCGGTCGAGGTGCCGAGCCAGGGCGACCGGTTCGCCCCGTTCGTCCCCGTCGACCCGGACTCCCGCGCGCTCGTCGTCGACGGCGTCGAGCTGACGGAGGCCCAGCTCGTGGAGCGGGCGCGGGCGGACGCGGAGGCGCTCGGCCTGGGCCCCGGGGCCCGGCTGCTCTCGGGCCGCCCGTACGACTCCTGGGAGGGCGTCTCGGCCGGGCTGTACGCGCCGCTGGCGGCCGGCGGCTCGGTCGTGCTGTGCCGGAACCTGGACCTGCTCGACGCGGACGGGCTGGCGAAGCGGGTGGAGAGCGAGCGGGTGACACGCACCGCGGAGTGA
- a CDS encoding peptidoglycan recognition protein has product MRAYLATSIGVVCTAALVLPLAPAAGAAAPPPSDPLSRASAPAASSRAPDSPAGGTQSLALGNLGGPRVAGSAAVQGLTRRDVRPFSLVGVVWDDAETELHGTVQVRTRATGGTAWSEWQDVETHNLEHAADPGTAERASGPVRGATAPLWVGDSDGVEVRVRAERAAALPEGLHLELVDPGEDPAAEAWAEVPADPAADRAVEAASAAAAAVSDDAADGVRSVSLAAAEGTVIPALSQDETRALYAENLALRAKPYIGPRPRIITRKGWGADERLREKKFVYTKKVKAAFVHHSATGNNYTCKQAPSVLRSIYRYHVVSSGWRDFGYNFAVDKCGNIYEGRAGGVSKPVLGAHTRGFNTNSMGIAVLGTFGSSTPPAAAVTAVARLTAWKLGLFGANPRGTTTLTSGGGNLYKKGRKVRLNVISGHRDGFATSCPGARLYKKLGATRTASAKYQGRS; this is encoded by the coding sequence ATGCGTGCCTACCTTGCTACCTCCATCGGCGTCGTGTGCACGGCTGCCCTCGTCCTCCCTCTCGCTCCCGCGGCCGGTGCGGCGGCGCCGCCGCCCTCCGACCCGCTCTCCCGCGCGTCCGCCCCGGCGGCCTCGTCGCGCGCGCCCGACTCCCCGGCCGGGGGGACCCAGTCGCTCGCACTGGGCAACCTCGGCGGCCCGCGTGTGGCCGGCTCCGCAGCCGTGCAGGGGCTGACCCGACGGGACGTCAGACCGTTCTCGCTGGTCGGTGTCGTCTGGGACGACGCCGAGACCGAGCTGCACGGCACCGTCCAGGTGCGGACCCGGGCCACCGGCGGCACGGCCTGGTCGGAGTGGCAGGACGTGGAGACCCACAACCTCGAACACGCCGCCGACCCCGGCACCGCCGAGCGCGCGTCCGGCCCGGTGCGCGGCGCGACCGCCCCGCTGTGGGTGGGCGACTCGGACGGCGTCGAGGTGCGCGTCCGCGCCGAACGCGCCGCGGCGCTGCCGGAGGGCCTGCACCTGGAACTCGTCGACCCGGGCGAGGACCCGGCGGCGGAGGCCTGGGCCGAGGTCCCGGCCGATCCGGCGGCCGACCGCGCGGTGGAGGCGGCCTCGGCCGCCGCCGCGGCCGTCTCCGACGACGCGGCGGACGGGGTGCGGAGCGTGTCCCTCGCCGCCGCCGAGGGGACCGTGATCCCGGCGCTCTCGCAGGACGAGACCCGGGCGCTGTACGCGGAGAACCTCGCGCTCCGCGCCAAGCCGTACATCGGACCCCGCCCCCGGATCATCACCCGGAAGGGCTGGGGCGCCGACGAGCGGCTGCGCGAGAAGAAGTTCGTGTACACGAAGAAGGTGAAGGCCGCCTTCGTCCACCACAGCGCGACCGGCAACAACTACACCTGCAAGCAGGCCCCCTCCGTCCTGCGCAGTATCTACCGCTACCACGTGGTGAGCAGCGGCTGGCGCGACTTCGGCTACAACTTCGCCGTCGACAAGTGCGGAAACATCTACGAAGGCCGGGCCGGGGGAGTGTCCAAGCCCGTCCTCGGCGCCCACACCCGCGGTTTCAACACGAACAGCATGGGCATCGCCGTCCTCGGCACCTTCGGTTCGAGCACCCCGCCGGCGGCCGCGGTGACCGCCGTCGCCCGTCTGACGGCGTGGAAGCTGGGGCTGTTCGGGGCCAACCCGCGTGGCACCACCACCCTGACCTCCGGGGGCGGAAACCTGTACAAGAAGGGCAGGAAGGTCAGGCTCAACGTCATCTCCGGACACCGGGACGGCTTCGCCACCTCGTGCCCCGGAGCCCGGCTCTACAAGAAGCTCGGCGCCACCCGGACCGCCTCCGCGAAGTACCAGGGACGCAGCTGA
- a CDS encoding NDP-sugar synthase, with protein MTEAILLVGGKGTRLRPLTVNTPKPMIPAAGVPFLTHQLARARAAGVEHVVMATSYLAEVFEPYFGDGSALGLSLEYVTEEEPLGTGGAIRNVASRLHSGPDDPVLVFNGDILTGLDIRALVAAHGSSGADVSLHLTRVDDPRAFGLVPTDPTGRVSAFLEKPQTPEEIVTDQINAGAYVFRRSVIDTIPAGRPVSVERETFPELLASGAHLQGMVDSTYWLDLGTPQAFVRGSADLVLGRAPSPAVPGRCGDRLVLPTARVAPDAKLTGGTVVGEDAVIGAGARITGSTILAGAVVEAGAVVTDSLVGAGATVGARTTLTEAVIGDGATVGPDNELRAGARVWCDTELPPRAIRFSSDE; from the coding sequence GTGACAGAAGCGATCCTTCTCGTCGGCGGCAAGGGCACGCGGCTGCGGCCACTGACGGTGAACACGCCGAAGCCGATGATCCCGGCGGCCGGCGTGCCGTTCCTCACCCACCAGTTGGCGCGGGCCCGCGCCGCCGGCGTCGAGCACGTCGTCATGGCCACGTCCTATCTGGCCGAGGTCTTCGAGCCGTACTTCGGCGACGGTTCGGCCCTCGGGCTCAGCCTGGAGTACGTGACCGAGGAGGAACCGCTCGGCACCGGCGGGGCGATCCGCAACGTCGCGTCCCGGCTGCACTCCGGGCCGGACGACCCGGTCCTCGTCTTCAACGGCGACATCCTGACCGGCCTGGACATCCGGGCCCTGGTCGCCGCGCACGGCTCGTCGGGCGCGGACGTCTCGCTGCACCTCACGCGGGTCGACGACCCGCGCGCGTTCGGCCTGGTGCCGACGGACCCGACAGGGCGCGTCAGCGCGTTCCTGGAGAAGCCGCAGACGCCCGAGGAGATCGTCACCGACCAGATCAACGCGGGGGCGTACGTGTTCCGCCGCTCGGTCATCGACACGATCCCGGCCGGGCGGCCGGTCTCGGTGGAACGCGAGACGTTCCCGGAACTGCTCGCCTCCGGCGCGCACCTCCAGGGCATGGTCGACTCCACGTACTGGCTCGACCTCGGCACCCCGCAGGCCTTCGTCCGCGGCTCCGCCGACCTCGTCCTGGGCCGCGCCCCGTCCCCGGCCGTCCCTGGCCGCTGCGGCGACCGCCTCGTCCTGCCGACGGCCCGGGTCGCCCCGGACGCCAAGCTCACCGGCGGCACGGTCGTCGGCGAGGACGCGGTGATCGGCGCGGGCGCGCGGATCACCGGCAGCACGATCCTGGCGGGCGCGGTCGTCGAGGCCGGCGCGGTCGTCACCGACTCCCTGGTCGGCGCCGGCGCCACGGTCGGCGCCCGTACGACGCTGACGGAAGCGGTCATCGGCGACGGCGCGACGGTGGGCCCCGACAACGAACTCCGCGCCGGCGCGAGAGTCTGGTGCGACACGGAACTCCCCCCGAGAGCAATCCGCTTCTCCTCGGACGAGTAA